The Synchiropus splendidus isolate RoL2022-P1 chromosome 1, RoL_Sspl_1.0, whole genome shotgun sequence genome includes a window with the following:
- the tgfbr3 gene encoding transforming growth factor beta receptor type 3, with protein sequence MATRSTIHLWLFAMSSIASAGPLFRSPCELLPVVTVHPVQAMMTKFSALSGCASRGTTSLPQEVHIINLKGQATEGLDHTPLEVELHLKPIQSLLRHQKPLSFVLNNPQPVIWKIKTENLALGIKHTFHISEASEVHFPPGNFSLACQIRKETLPHGNERLLNWAMKIYGAVTSFSELRMTKDIYIKVGEDPVFPDTCKIDSKFLSLNYLGGYTEPQPSKGCIVSSADRGQDQEVHIIELQAPNSSSAFQVDIIVDIRPVDADRPLHRNVVLVLKCLKSVNWVVMSHNVMGKLDIVASDTVSVSTNMGRQLQVSKSPKQQLPVGSQALIKWAEDHNYRPVTTFTHTAVANRFEVLLKEPDVVDHIGSMFLPEVPDLKDFIPHPGIGGASGRSGLPFPFPVSEGATHLSLPSILDERPWVHAEPEEHQGVLNVGLTVQCEDTKMVVSLSKESLQANGVFNANLTLQDPECKATVNATHYTLETPLGGCQTTVFPMQGSAMALHLNSVLINHAEHRDGSGGPGDFEDLESGEVHFPRDIMERSFRQPREQQSSIGFNCTYKQNKESKGTLPGIVPEPRPPVSDNNFSYTMELYNTLPVINPTRQAFYTIKQKQKVYVEVTMTAADHNLGFIITSCFISPNTNPMMTSGYMLIETVCPTDDSIRFHPLNTDSRTEKKTFSFNFKSKFNSSFLFLHCEMSPCTKRPEINERLPQCLSSSENCDLSPGNIVNIMLNTKYSTKPLVVVDNSGRPNVTVPWIPPGPNTETAVYFLDTPTVVGIAFAAFFIGALLTGALWFIYTHTGGTAGTQQVQKSQPASENSSAAHSIGSTQSTPCSSSSAA encoded by the exons GTCCATTGTTTCGCAGTCCCTGTGAGTTGTTGCCTGTGGTGACGGTTCACCCAGTGCAGGCCATGATGACGAAATTCAGCGCCTTGTCTGGCTGTGCAAGCCGAGGCACCACCAGCCTCCCCCAGGAGGTCCACATCATCAACCTGAAAGGACAAGCTACAGAGGGACTTGACCACACCCCACTAGAG GTTGAGCTGCATCTGAAGCCCATCCAGTCTTTGCTGCGCCACCAGAAGCCCCTCTCCTTTGTGCTCAACAACCCCCAACCAGTGATCTGGAAGATCAAGACGGAGAACCTGGCCCTGGGCATCAAACACACCTTTCAT aTATCTGAGGCCTCTGAAGTCCATTTTCCACCAGGAAACTTCTCCCTTGCCTGCCAGATTCGCAAAGAGACCCTTCCCCATGGCAATGAGCGCCTCCTCAACTGGGCTATGAAAATCTACGGGGCAGTGACCTCATTCTCTGAGCTCCGGATGACTAAAGACATATACATCAAAGTTGGCGAAG ATCCTGTGTTTCCCGACACCTGCAAAATTGACTCAAAGTTCTTGTCGCTGAACTACCTGGGCGGCTACACGGAACCACAACCGTCTAAAGGTTGCATTGTGTCTTCCGCTGACCGAGGCCAAGACCAAGAAGTCCACATCATTGAGCTCCAGGCACCAAACTCAAGCAG CGCTTTCCAGGTGGACATCATCGTGGATATACGGCCTGTGGACGCTGACCGGCCACTTCATCGCAACGTTGTCCTGGTGCTCAAGTGCTTGAAATCGGTCAACTGGGTCGTCATGTCACACAACGTGATGGGAAAGTTGGACATCGTG GCCTCTGATACAGTGAGTGTCAGCACAAACATGGGGAGGCAGCTGCAAGTGTCCAAATCCCCAAAGCAGCAGTTGCCTGTGGGTTCTCAGGCTCTTATCAAGTGGGCAGAGGATCACAACTACAGACCTGTCACTACATTCACCCACACAGCAGTGGCCAACCGCTTCGAGGTTTTACTGAAGGAGCCAG ATGTGGTGGACCATATAGGGAGTATGTTTCTCCCGGAAGTGCCCGACCTCAAAGACTTCATTCCGCATCCAGGAATTGGAGGGGCTTCCGGGCGCTCCGGCCTTCCTTTTCCTTTCCCTGTGTCCGAAGGTGCAACTCACCTGTCACTACCCTCCATCCTGGACGAGCGACCCTGGGTACATGCTGAACCTGAGGAGCACCAGGGCGTCCTCAATGTGGGTTTGACTGTGCAGTGTGAGGACACAAAGATGGTGGTCAGTCTGAGCAAAGAAAGCCTGCAA GCGAATGGTGTCTTTAATGCCAACCTCACCCTCCAAGACCCAGAATGCAAAGCAACAGTCAATGCAACCCACTACACCCTGGAAACTCCCCTAGGGGGATGTCAGACCACCGTTTTTCCCATGCAGGGCAGTGCTATGGCCTTGCACCTCAACTCT GTTTTGATCAACCATGCGGAGCACAGGGATGGGAGTGGTGGCCCTGGGGATTTTGAGGATTTGGAGTCTGGCGAGGTGCATTTCCCTAGGGACATCATGGAGAGGTCATTTAGGCAACCCAGGGAACAGCAGTCTTCCATTGGG TTCAATTGCACCTACAAGCAGAACAAGGAAAGCAAAGGGACTCTTCCCGGGATCGTGCCAGAACCAAGACCACCAGTCAGTGACAACAACTTCTCATACACTATGGAGCTGTACAACACACTGCCAGTCATTAATCCGACTCGCCAGGCCTTCTATACCATCAAGCAGAAACAGAAAGTTTATGTTGAG GTGACAATGACTGCCGCTGATCACAACCTGGGGTTCATCATCACATCGTGCTTTATCTCTCCGAACACCAACCCCATGATGACGTCTGGCTACATGCTCATCGAGACAGTCTGCCCAACAGATGACTCGATCAGGTTCCACCCTCTGAATACAGATAGCCGGACGGAGAAAAAGACATTCAGTTTCAACTTCAAATCAAAGTTCAATTCgtccttcctcttcctgcattgtgagatgtCGCCGTGCACCAAGAGACCTGAGATCAACGAAAGGCTACCACAG TGTTTGTCATCCAGCGAGAACTGTGATCTGTCTCCGGGCAATATCGTGAACATCATGTTGAACACCAAGTATTCCACCAAACCACTTGTTGTAGTAGACAACTCTGGTCGGCCGAATGTGACAG TTCCTTGGATCCCTCCTGGTCCCAACACTGAAA CCGCAGTGTACTTCCTGGACACGCCGACAGTGGTGGGCATCGCTTTCGCAGCCTTTTTCATCGGAGCGTTGCTGACCGGAGCTCTGTGGTTCATCTACACTCACACAG GAGGAACAGCTGGCACACAGCAGGTCCAGAAATCTCAGCCTGCCTCAGAGAACAGCAGCGCCGCCCACAGTATTGGCAGCACGCAGAGCACgccctgctccagcagcagcgcggcatag